The Streptomonospora litoralis genome window below encodes:
- a CDS encoding roadblock/LC7 domain-containing protein, protein MNQPVNELNWLITDFANRVPDVAHAIVVSSDGLPLASSTGFPADRADQLAAIASGLSSLTQGASRVFEGGAVSQTVVEMERGLLLIMSISDGSCLAVLAAAECDLGLVAYEMTLLVERAGRALTPAARTSGIH, encoded by the coding sequence ATGAATCAACCGGTGAACGAGCTCAACTGGCTGATCACTGACTTCGCAAATCGAGTGCCGGACGTCGCGCACGCGATCGTCGTCTCGTCGGACGGGCTCCCCCTCGCCTCCTCGACCGGTTTCCCCGCAGACCGGGCCGACCAGTTGGCTGCGATCGCCTCCGGGCTCTCCAGCCTCACCCAGGGCGCCTCGCGCGTCTTCGAAGGCGGCGCCGTCTCGCAGACCGTCGTGGAGATGGAGCGGGGCCTGCTGCTGATCATGTCCATCAGCGACGGCTCCTGCCTCGCTGTTCTCGCGGCCGCCGAGTGCGATCTCGGCCTCGTCGCCTACGAGATGACCCTGCTCGTCGAGCGGGCGGGGCGTGCGCTGACTCCGGCGGCGCGTACCTCGGGAATCCACTGA
- a CDS encoding sensor histidine kinase codes for MSTRATDDGGGAAPGGPQADRAAAPAEARPRWWSPREWRVRPRLIALIVIPTAVALVLGGLRISESVVNTVSYDRIEGAAALGEAVVDLATELGRERVMAAAYIADDPNFEERSQDSLETLQEQIQESRQAEQRVQSLIDGLGDPGSQLTATRLQSMQDSLGNLDRVRDEVQNTRLTVLPMVTKYTQILDSLSGFNQTIAEGTSDTELRSSVRALTGVAKAREQLSYEGALMLHSLIRGSMSEGIRSEIEDSRATFENERANFRNSATTDQRQMYEETFVGAEVSQMATTRLRVITRAREDQQISGLTSGDTPQEYQEAAGVVLDRMSQIESNLATSVRSQAATLSAGALSRAVAESILVLIVLVAVFTLTSVVVRSLVRPLRSLREGALRIAEDDLPGAIARMQESSSASGEIDVKPIEVSSRDEIGEVARSFDEVHRVALTLASDEAALRSNVNAMFVNLSRRSQTLVERQLRLIDGLEQGEQDSERLSDLFQLDHLATRMRRNNENLLVLSGQDNTRKWAQPVPLVDVLRGAISEVEEYERINVRAPSHISVLGRPVNDVIHLVAELVENATSFSSNDSQVAVTAQVLDDGGVRVEVTDSGIGMPPEEIRTVNERLAQPPVIDVGVSRRMGLFVVSRLAARHGIRVRLDQAHNGGVTATAAFPPDLLITPVEPQPALESPGAPGAPDTYAEAAAAFAANPAPPEPSIWGERRDTGAQPQLPKREPGLNRAGGAAEEHPPSGEDLWSGSGWNVPPGHSEPSRPEPPAAPPQHHQPQQHPQSAEPPRAEQQSAEPHWDAWDTGRRRHDQQQAQQPSQSQQQRPQEQRPSGPPSQPFARPAEEANPWASQSGPAEHGWANGANGQQPYQSGGSADSNSEPARAEAGRAEWGEPENREGHGSTAYLSRRYGGGGAGQNTVVPPSPEGGSETLPIFDAIESNWFRRRSGGPATEPETGPLPRFGADQGTGAGDGRGRADQPQRGSSDHQRPRYDSAEPASANGYSGRQGGQHMQSPGAHDAPQPQESTDSAAQQPYRTEDDWRSEADRGWQAAQTVAEPMAGGLTTSGLPKRVPKANLVPGTAPTPENVKQVPTRSADRVRNRFSGFQRGVREGRNQVGDMPNEEN; via the coding sequence ATGGCGCGTGCGGCCCCGGTTGATCGCCCTCATCGTGATCCCCACGGCGGTCGCCCTCGTGCTGGGCGGCCTGCGGATCTCGGAGAGTGTCGTCAACACGGTCTCCTACGACCGGATCGAGGGGGCGGCCGCACTGGGCGAGGCCGTCGTCGACCTGGCGACCGAGCTGGGGCGCGAGCGCGTGATGGCGGCGGCATACATCGCCGACGACCCGAATTTCGAGGAGCGCTCGCAGGACTCGCTGGAGACGCTCCAGGAGCAGATCCAGGAGAGCCGGCAGGCCGAGCAGCGTGTGCAGAGCCTCATCGACGGGCTGGGCGATCCCGGCAGCCAGCTGACGGCGACGCGGCTGCAGAGCATGCAGGACAGCCTCGGCAACCTCGACCGGGTGCGCGACGAGGTGCAGAACACCCGCCTGACCGTGCTGCCGATGGTCACCAAGTACACCCAGATCCTCGACTCCCTCTCCGGCTTCAACCAGACCATCGCCGAAGGCACGAGCGACACCGAGCTCCGGTCGAGCGTGCGCGCCCTCACCGGTGTGGCCAAGGCGCGCGAGCAGCTCTCCTACGAGGGCGCGCTGATGCTGCACTCGCTGATCCGCGGCAGCATGTCCGAGGGCATCCGCTCCGAGATCGAGGACAGCCGGGCGACCTTCGAGAACGAGCGCGCCAACTTCCGCAACAGCGCCACCACCGACCAGCGCCAGATGTACGAGGAGACGTTCGTCGGCGCCGAGGTCAGCCAGATGGCCACCACCCGGCTGCGCGTCATCACCCGCGCCCGCGAAGACCAGCAGATCAGCGGTCTGACCTCCGGCGACACCCCTCAGGAATACCAAGAGGCCGCCGGGGTCGTGCTCGACCGGATGTCCCAGATCGAGTCGAACCTGGCCACCTCGGTGCGGTCCCAGGCCGCCACCCTCAGCGCCGGCGCGCTGAGCCGCGCCGTCGCCGAATCGATCCTCGTCCTGATCGTCCTCGTCGCCGTTTTCACCCTGACGTCGGTCGTGGTGCGCTCCCTGGTGCGGCCGCTGCGCTCGCTGCGCGAGGGCGCGCTGCGCATCGCCGAGGACGACCTGCCCGGAGCGATCGCGCGCATGCAGGAGTCCAGTTCGGCCTCCGGCGAGATCGACGTCAAACCGATCGAGGTCAGTTCCCGCGACGAGATCGGCGAGGTCGCACGCTCCTTCGACGAGGTCCACCGCGTGGCGCTGACCCTGGCCTCCGACGAGGCCGCCCTGCGCAGCAACGTCAACGCGATGTTCGTCAACCTCTCCCGGCGCAGCCAGACGCTGGTGGAACGCCAGTTGCGCCTGATCGACGGCCTGGAGCAGGGCGAGCAGGACTCCGAGCGGCTCTCCGACCTGTTCCAGCTGGACCACCTCGCCACCCGTATGCGGCGCAACAACGAGAACCTCCTGGTCCTCTCCGGTCAGGACAACACCCGCAAGTGGGCCCAGCCCGTCCCGCTGGTCGACGTGCTGCGCGGTGCGATCTCCGAGGTCGAGGAGTACGAGCGCATCAACGTGCGCGCGCCCTCGCACATCTCCGTGCTGGGGCGCCCGGTCAACGACGTCATCCACCTGGTCGCCGAGCTGGTCGAGAACGCGACCTCCTTCTCCTCCAACGACTCCCAGGTCGCGGTCACCGCCCAGGTCCTGGACGACGGCGGGGTGCGCGTGGAGGTCACCGACAGCGGCATCGGCATGCCGCCCGAGGAGATCCGCACCGTCAACGAGCGCCTGGCCCAGCCGCCGGTCATCGACGTCGGCGTCTCGCGCCGCATGGGCCTGTTCGTGGTCAGCCGCCTGGCCGCCCGCCACGGCATCCGCGTCCGACTGGACCAAGCGCACAACGGCGGCGTCACCGCCACCGCGGCCTTCCCGCCGGACCTGCTGATCACGCCGGTCGAGCCGCAGCCGGCCCTGGAGTCCCCCGGCGCGCCCGGCGCGCCCGACACCTACGCCGAGGCCGCCGCCGCCTTCGCCGCCAACCCCGCCCCGCCCGAGCCCTCCATCTGGGGAGAGCGGCGCGACACCGGTGCCCAGCCGCAGCTGCCCAAGCGCGAACCGGGGCTCAACCGCGCCGGAGGGGCCGCCGAGGAGCACCCGCCCAGCGGTGAGGACCTGTGGTCCGGCAGCGGTTGGAACGTGCCGCCCGGGCACTCCGAGCCGAGTCGGCCCGAGCCGCCGGCCGCTCCGCCGCAGCACCACCAGCCCCAGCAGCACCCGCAGTCGGCCGAACCGCCCCGCGCCGAGCAGCAGTCCGCCGAGCCCCACTGGGACGCCTGGGACACCGGCCGGCGTCGGCACGACCAGCAGCAGGCGCAGCAGCCGTCGCAGTCCCAGCAGCAGCGGCCCCAGGAGCAGCGCCCCAGCGGCCCGCCCTCCCAGCCCTTCGCCCGGCCCGCCGAAGAGGCGAACCCCTGGGCGTCGCAGTCGGGACCGGCCGAGCACGGCTGGGCGAACGGCGCCAACGGGCAGCAGCCGTACCAGTCCGGCGGCTCGGCGGACTCCAACAGCGAGCCCGCCCGCGCCGAGGCGGGCCGGGCCGAGTGGGGCGAGCCCGAGAACCGCGAAGGCCACGGCTCCACCGCCTACCTCTCGCGGCGCTACGGAGGCGGGGGCGCCGGGCAGAACACCGTTGTCCCGCCTTCGCCCGAGGGCGGCTCGGAGACCCTGCCGATCTTCGACGCCATAGAGTCCAACTGGTTCCGCCGCCGCAGCGGCGGACCCGCGACCGAGCCCGAGACCGGACCGCTGCCGCGCTTCGGCGCCGACCAGGGCACGGGGGCCGGAGACGGGCGGGGCCGTGCCGACCAGCCGCAGCGCGGCTCCTCGGACCACCAGCGGCCGCGATACGACTCCGCCGAGCCGGCGAGCGCCAACGGTTACTCGGGGCGACAGGGTGGTCAGCACATGCAGAGCCCCGGCGCGCACGACGCTCCCCAGCCCCAGGAAAGCACCGACTCCGCTGCGCAGCAGCCCTACCGCACCGAGGACGACTGGCGTTCCGAGGCCGACCGCGGATGGCAGGCGGCGCAGACCGTCGCCGAGCCCATGGCGGGCGGACTCACCACTTCGGGCTTGCCAAAACGCGTTCCTAAGGCAAACCTTGTGCCCGGAACGGCTCCCACGCCGGAGAACGTCAAGCAGGTCCCGACCCGGTCCGCCGATCGGGTGCGCAACCGCTTCTCGGGCTTCCAGCGCGGGGTCCGCGAAGGCCGCAACCAGGTCGGCGACATGCCGAACGAGGAGAACTAG